In a single window of the Arachis hypogaea cultivar Tifrunner chromosome 6, arahy.Tifrunner.gnm2.J5K5, whole genome shotgun sequence genome:
- the LOC112696069 gene encoding transcription factor bHLH48, whose translation MEQATGVLRGSTHDDVVLESIQFNEEIRGIMAPAPAPENASSFTALLELPPTQAVELLHSPDCPAADREPPCHVSTNQKPYLLCSYGGNLTFPSNAALIERAAKFSVFAGENSPPEDAARLAPVAVSGVVKNEPQETDSNPSSTQGCVSDPAVDTKNQKTAKRKEREKKGKGSSKKSKSVADECSGDGEKLPYVHVRVRRGQATDSHSLAERARREKINARMKLLQELVPGCNKISGTALVLDEIINHVQSLQRQVEFLSMKLAAVNPRIDFSLDSLLATDGSSVMDSNLTSMASPVMWPENLANGNRQHFQQHWQFDAFHQPLWGREEANHNFMTPEHSLLSYDSSANSASLQSNQLKMEL comes from the exons ATGGAGCAAGCCACAGGAGTGCTGCGTGGATCCACTCACGACGACGTCGTATTAGAGTCAATTCAATTCAACGAAGAAATCCGGGGAATCATGGCGCCCGCGCCAGCGCCGGAAAACGCCAGCTCATTCACCGCGCTGCTCGAGCTACCGCCGACGCAGGCCGTTGAGCTCCTCCATTCTCCTGATTGCCCGGCCGCCGATCGGGAACCGCCGTGCCATGTTAGCACCAACCAAAAACCCTACCTTCTTTGCTCCTACGGCGGCAATTTGACCTTCCCTTCCAACGCCGCGCTGATAGAACGCGCCGCCAAGTTCTCCGTCTTCGCTGGCGAGAACTCGCCGCCGGAGGATGCGGCGCGCCTGGCTCCAGTAGCTGTATCCGGCGTGGTGAAGAATGAGCCGCAGGAAACCGACTCGAACCCCAGCTCCACGCAGGGTTGCGTTTCGGATCCCGCTGTTGATACCAAGAATCAGAAGACCGCGAAGAGGAAGGAGCGAGAGAAGAAG GGTAAGGGCTCGTCGAAGAAGAGCAAGAGCGTCGCCGATGAGTGTTCCGGCGACGGTGAAAAGCTTCCATATGTTCACGTTCGAGTTCGTCGAGGTCAAGCCACGGATAGCCATAGCTTAGCAGAAAGG GCAAGGAGAGAGAAGATAAACGCTCGGATGAAGCTTTTGCAGGAGCTGGTCCCCGGTTGCAACAAG ATATCAGGAACGGCCTTGGTTCTGGATGAAATTATCAACCACGTGCAATCTCTACAGCGTCAAGTGGAG TTCTTATCAATGAAATTAGCAGCCGTTAATCCAAGAATTGATTTCAGCCTGGATAGCTTGCTGGCTACTGAT GGGTCATCTGTAATGGACAGCAACTTAACTAGCATGGCTTCACCTGTTATGTGGCCAGAAAACCTAGCCAATGGTAACAGACAGCATTTTCAACAACATTGGCAATTTGATGCATTCCACCAACCACTTTGGGGGAGGGAAGAAGCCAACCATAATTTCATGACTCCAGAACACTCACTTCTGAGTTATGACTCGTCTGCTAATTCAG CATCTCTGCAGTCAAATCAATTGAAGATGGAGCTCTGA
- the LOC112696068 gene encoding uncharacterized protein produces MAKTPIFSLFQTISILLVIQSPLATSHPLNPLPIILSVTDFGASGDGLNYDTTAIQSTIDACPDGRPCRVTFPAPGKYLTATVFLKSGVVLNVEPGATVLGGTRLEDYPEDSSRWYVILAENASNVGIEGGGAVDGQAGEFVVREDPRKNVMVSWNQTGACSGDECRPRLIGFVDCNHVRVSNISLNHPAYWCLHMVRSNNIRIEDVRIYGDFNIPNNDGIDIDDSNNTIINRCHIDTGDDAICPKSSTSPVYNLTATNSWIRTKSSAIKLGSASWFDFKHFVFDNITIVDSHRGLAFQIRDGGNVSDIVFSNINISTRYYDPLWWGRAEPIYVTTCPRNAASKEGSISNILFINITANAENGIFLSGSKRGLLRNLRFIKMNVTYRRFTSYEGGLWDYRPGCQELVKHNTAGMMMEHIDGLEVNNVEMRWSNEQEQLDQWNNPLEFRPSTVNNVSFIHFNSGFYTNSKSSS; encoded by the exons ATGGCGAAGACACCAATCTTCTCCCTCTTCCAGACCATCTCAATTCTCCTCGTCATCCAATCACCTCTTGCCACGTCACACCCTCTAAACCCCCTCCCAATCATCCTCTCCGTCACTGACTTTGGAGCCTCCGGCGACGGCCTCAACTACGACACCACAGCGATTCAGTCCACCATCGACGCCTGCCCCGACGGACGCCCCTGTCGCGTCACCTTCCCTGCGCCGGGAAAGTACCTGACTGCCACCGTGTTCCTGAAGTCCGGCGTAGTGCTGAACGTGGAGCCCGGCGCCACCGTACTTGGAGGAACTAGGCTGGAGGACTACCCGGAGGACTCGTCGCGGTGGTACGTGATATTGGCGGAGAACGCATCGAACGTGGGGATCGAAGGCGGCGGAGCGGTGGATGGACAGGCGGGGGAATTCGTCGTGAGGGAGGATCCGAGGAAGAACGTAATGGTGAGCTGGAACCAGACAGGAGCGTGCTCCGGCGACGAGTGCCGGCCTCGGTTGATCGGTTTTGTTGATTGCAACCACGTTAGGGTTTCCAACATTTCCCTCAACCACCCTGCTTATTGGTG CTTGCACATGGTACGAAGTAACAACATAAGAATTGAAGATGTTAGAATTTACGGAGACTTCAATATTCCAAACAATGATGGTATTGACATAGATgactcaaacaacacaataatCAATAGATGCCACATTGATACAGGAGATGATGCAATATGTCCAAAGTCTTCCACTAGCCCTGTTTACAACCTCACTGCCACCAATTCTTGGATTCGAACCAAATCCTCTGCAATCAAACTTGGAAGTGCTAGTTGGTTTGATTTCAAGCACTTTGTCTTTGATAACATCACTATTGTAGATTCTCATAGAGGACTTGCCTTCCAGATTCGTGATGGAG GAAATGTAAGCGACATTGTATTCTCAAACATAAACATCAGCACAAGATACTATGATCCATTATGGTGGGGGAGAGCAGAACCTATCTATGTCACTACGTGTCCTCGTAATGCAGCCTCAAAGGAGGGTTCAATCTCAAACATACTCTTCATTAACATCACTGCAAATGCTGAAAATGGCATATTTCTATCCGGGTCAAAGAGAGGGTTGTTAAGGAATTTGAGATTCATCAAAATGAATGTCACCTATAGAAGGTTCACAAGTTATGAAGGTGGGTTGTGGGACTATAGGCCAGGGTGCCAAGAATTAGTGAAACACAACACTGCTGGAATGATGATGGAACACATTGATGGTCTTGAGGTTAATAATGTAGAAATGAGATGGTCAAatgaacaagaacaacttgatcAGTGGAATAATCCTTTGGAGTTTAGGCCTTCTACTGTGAATAATGTCagttttattcattttaattctGGTTTCTACACGAATAGCAAATCAAGTTCATGA